The Altererythrobacter sp. ZODW24 genome window below encodes:
- a CDS encoding FAD-dependent oxidoreductase, translated as MSEAQIAIIGVGMAGLSCATELAKRGIKSVLFDKGRGPGGRMAARRAEVAGETVRFDHGTRYFTAADPSFAAQVSDWIDAGAVAPWPAAGEGRFVGLPGMNGPLAAMAIDLEVHWSKRVLSVSYASGRWKLAFEDGEREFAHIVVAIPPEQVAELLADVAPEFAALAASVVSHPCWTVMAAFGQRLPIDADVLSDPEAAIWEASRDSAKPGRSGPERWVLQASAEQSRKILECDAADAGEELLALFFGQLGIEPVTPIHMAAHRWRYAAAEPVQGLAARSDAALALTLAGDWLVSADVQGAWLSGRAAAVALEAQ; from the coding sequence ATGAGTGAAGCACAGATCGCCATAATCGGCGTTGGAATGGCAGGCCTAAGCTGCGCCACAGAACTGGCAAAACGCGGCATTAAATCGGTGCTGTTTGACAAGGGACGCGGGCCGGGCGGACGCATGGCAGCTCGCCGCGCAGAAGTGGCCGGAGAAACCGTCCGTTTCGACCATGGCACGCGCTATTTCACCGCCGCTGATCCATCCTTCGCCGCTCAGGTCTCAGACTGGATCGATGCTGGTGCTGTGGCACCTTGGCCTGCTGCTGGCGAAGGGCGATTTGTTGGCCTGCCCGGCATGAATGGCCCGTTGGCGGCGATGGCAATCGATCTCGAAGTGCATTGGAGTAAGCGCGTGCTTTCGGTCAGCTATGCCAGCGGCCGTTGGAAACTCGCCTTCGAAGATGGTGAGCGCGAATTCGCCCACATCGTCGTTGCGATACCACCAGAGCAGGTCGCTGAGTTGTTGGCAGATGTGGCACCTGAATTTGCAGCTTTAGCAGCGAGCGTTGTCTCGCATCCGTGCTGGACGGTTATGGCGGCGTTCGGACAGCGCTTGCCGATTGATGCAGACGTGTTGAGCGATCCCGAAGCCGCGATCTGGGAGGCCTCGCGTGATAGCGCCAAGCCAGGCAGAAGCGGGCCGGAACGCTGGGTTCTCCAAGCCTCCGCTGAGCAGTCGCGAAAAATTCTTGAATGCGATGCCGCAGACGCTGGCGAGGAGCTGCTCGCGTTGTTCTTCGGTCAGCTTGGTATCGAGCCAGTCACACCGATCCACATGGCAGCACATCGTTGGCGTTATGCCGCGGCAGAGCCTGTGCAAGGCCTCGCAGCACGATCAGATGCGGCGCTGGCGCTAACGCTTGCTGGCGACTGGCTGGTTAGCGCTGATGTGCAAGGCGCTTGGCTTTCGGGCCGTGCGGCTGCTGTGGCGCTTGAGGCACAATAG
- the egtD gene encoding L-histidine N(alpha)-methyltransferase translates to MAANEGLKLVERGEDGVDLAFRADVLAGLSEAQKAIPARWLYDDAGSQLFEDITGIPEYYPTRAETEILRERGVQFAEAIGPGRAVVEFGSGSSVKTPLLLNAIAPGAYVPLDISGDFLRAAAADLVVQFPGLPIHPVEADFTKHVALPDEVASMPKLGFFPGSTIGNMVPRTAVDLLREMRGTLGDEAMLLIGMDLIKDVGVLEAAYDDAAGVTGEFNLNLARRINRELDGTIPVEKLRHVARWDDLYARIEMHLEAQEDLSFSVAGSDFTMTKGETIHTENSHKFDQRSSYMMLLSAGWTPCERWTDSDGRFSLILAEAAIPRSAP, encoded by the coding sequence ATGGCCGCCAATGAAGGTTTGAAACTCGTCGAACGCGGCGAGGACGGGGTGGACCTTGCCTTCCGCGCCGATGTGCTTGCGGGTCTGTCCGAAGCGCAAAAGGCGATCCCCGCGCGCTGGCTTTATGATGATGCCGGATCGCAATTGTTCGAAGATATTACCGGCATCCCGGAATATTATCCGACCCGCGCTGAGACCGAAATTCTACGTGAGCGCGGCGTCCAGTTTGCTGAGGCGATCGGGCCGGGCCGCGCGGTAGTGGAGTTTGGATCGGGCAGTTCGGTCAAGACGCCGCTGTTGCTCAATGCGATTGCCCCGGGCGCTTATGTCCCGCTCGATATTTCCGGCGATTTCCTGCGTGCTGCGGCTGCTGATCTTGTGGTGCAATTTCCCGGTCTGCCGATCCATCCGGTTGAGGCCGACTTCACCAAACACGTTGCGCTGCCGGATGAAGTGGCATCGATGCCCAAGCTGGGTTTCTTCCCCGGCTCCACCATCGGCAATATGGTCCCGCGCACAGCAGTCGACTTACTCCGCGAAATGCGCGGTACATTGGGCGACGAGGCGATGCTGCTCATCGGCATGGATTTGATCAAGGACGTCGGTGTTCTTGAGGCGGCCTATGATGATGCGGCAGGTGTCACGGGCGAGTTTAATCTCAACCTCGCGCGCCGGATCAACCGCGAGTTGGACGGCACGATCCCTGTCGAAAAGCTGCGTCACGTCGCGCGCTGGGATGATCTATATGCGCGGATCGAGATGCATCTGGAAGCGCAGGAGGACTTGTCCTTCAGCGTTGCCGGAAGTGATTTCACCATGACTAAGGGTGAAACCATTCACACAGAAAACAGCCACAAGTTCGACCAACGCAGCAGCTATATGATGTTGCTGTCTGCTGGCTGGACACCATGCGAGCGCTGGACTGATAGCGATGGCCGCTTCTCGCTAATCCTCGCTGAAGCCGCAATCCCGCGCAGCGCCCCATGA
- the egtB gene encoding ergothioneine biosynthesis protein EgtB has product METDLPEAQPQDDSAPATALSDRYAHLRRATEALVAPLSDADATLQSMEDASPAKWHLAHTTWFWETFLLRDHAPGYRLFNEEWPFLFNSYYEAEGERINRFARGLLSRPTLDEIREWRAHVDAAMEPMLCDPAHADMIELGIAHEQQHQELLLTDIKHALFHNPMGPAMWEASSAEVAEVSELEWHSHPGGIAMVGHNGGGFAFDNEGPLHRVLLEPFALASRLTTNAEWAEFIADGGYSNAAHWLSDGWAWVKSEAITAPLYWDDQGRQFTHAGWQARDPNAPVTHISYYEADAFATWAGARLPTEFEWEVVAQSHDAGAGNQFDGNGGTVMPIGGGDLFGDCWQFTRSAYLPYPRFKTAAGAVGEYNGKFMSGQFVLRGASCATARGHSRASYRNFFYPHQRWQFTGLRLAKDI; this is encoded by the coding sequence GTGGAGACCGACTTGCCGGAAGCACAGCCTCAGGATGATAGCGCACCGGCTACTGCGCTAAGCGACCGGTACGCCCATCTGCGCCGCGCGACCGAGGCTCTGGTTGCTCCGCTAAGCGATGCTGATGCCACGCTGCAATCGATGGAAGATGCCAGCCCTGCGAAGTGGCATTTGGCGCATACGACATGGTTTTGGGAAACATTTCTGCTGCGCGATCACGCGCCGGGATACCGGCTGTTCAACGAGGAATGGCCGTTCCTGTTTAACTCTTACTACGAGGCTGAGGGTGAGCGCATAAATCGCTTTGCGCGCGGCCTTCTGTCTCGCCCGACGTTGGATGAAATCCGCGAATGGCGCGCACATGTCGATGCCGCGATGGAGCCAATGCTTTGCGACCCGGCGCATGCGGATATGATCGAGCTGGGCATCGCGCATGAGCAGCAACATCAGGAATTGCTGCTGACCGACATCAAGCACGCCCTGTTCCATAATCCGATGGGCCCGGCGATGTGGGAAGCCAGCTCGGCTGAAGTGGCTGAAGTTTCAGAGTTGGAGTGGCACAGCCATCCCGGCGGTATCGCTATGGTCGGCCATAACGGCGGCGGCTTCGCTTTCGACAACGAAGGTCCGCTGCACCGCGTATTGCTAGAACCGTTTGCGCTCGCGTCACGGCTTACGACCAATGCGGAATGGGCTGAGTTTATTGCTGATGGCGGATATTCAAACGCCGCGCATTGGCTTTCCGACGGCTGGGCTTGGGTGAAGTCTGAAGCGATAACCGCGCCGCTTTATTGGGACGATCAAGGCCGCCAGTTCACCCATGCTGGATGGCAGGCACGCGATCCGAATGCGCCGGTCACGCACATCTCCTATTACGAGGCCGATGCCTTCGCCACATGGGCGGGCGCGCGTCTGCCGACGGAGTTCGAATGGGAAGTCGTTGCGCAAAGCCATGATGCTGGCGCCGGCAACCAGTTTGACGGAAATGGCGGCACGGTCATGCCCATCGGCGGCGGCGACCTGTTCGGCGATTGCTGGCAGTTTACGCGCTCCGCCTATCTCCCTTACCCACGCTTCAAAACCGCTGCGGGCGCGGTTGGCGAGTATAATGGCAAGTTCATGTCCGGGCAGTTCGTTCTGCGCGGCGCAAGCTGCGCGACTGCACGCGGACATTCACGCGCCAGCTATCGCAATTTCTTCTACCCCCACCAGCGTTGGCAGTTCACCGGACTACGCCTCGCAAAGGATATTTGA
- a CDS encoding 3-deoxy-7-phosphoheptulonate synthase class II has product MSTNWTPDSWKSHEARHLPSYLDAGALAAAEQTLADYPPLVFAGEARALKSSLAEVANGEAFLLQGGDCAESFAEFHPNNIRDTFRVLLQMAVVLTFAGKLPVVKVGRIAGQFAKPRSSDTETKDGITLPSYFGDNVNGIEFDPETRRNDPDRMVRAYSQAAATLNLLRAFAGGGYANLRQVHQWTLDFMGRSPWAEKFDEISVRIGEALDFMEACGVDPATVPQLQGTSFHTSHEALLLPYEQAMTRRDSLTGDWFDTSAHMLWIGDRTRFEGSAHVEFARGIGNPLGMKCGPSMEPDVLLKLLDTLNPSREAGRITLISRFGHDKVEAGLPKLVRAVKAEGHPVVWSCDPMHGNVIKADSGYKTRPFDRIMTEVQGFFNVHRAEGTHAGGVHIEMTGQDVTECTGGGIAITDAGLSDRYHTHCDPRLNAAQSLELAFKIAELLNEEATERSRKAA; this is encoded by the coding sequence GTGAGCACGAACTGGACCCCGGATAGCTGGAAATCGCACGAAGCACGGCACTTGCCGTCCTATCTCGATGCGGGCGCACTCGCCGCTGCGGAACAGACGCTGGCGGATTACCCGCCACTGGTGTTTGCCGGCGAAGCACGAGCGCTAAAGTCCAGCTTGGCCGAAGTGGCCAATGGCGAGGCGTTCCTGCTGCAAGGCGGAGATTGCGCCGAGAGCTTTGCCGAATTCCATCCGAACAACATCCGCGACACATTCCGTGTGCTGCTGCAGATGGCGGTTGTGCTGACATTCGCGGGCAAGCTGCCGGTTGTGAAGGTTGGCCGGATTGCAGGACAATTCGCCAAACCGCGCAGCTCCGATACTGAAACGAAAGACGGCATCACGCTGCCAAGTTATTTCGGCGATAACGTCAACGGGATCGAGTTTGACCCTGAAACGCGCCGCAATGATCCAGACCGGATGGTGCGCGCTTATTCGCAGGCCGCCGCAACACTCAACCTGCTGCGCGCCTTTGCCGGCGGCGGTTACGCCAATCTGCGTCAGGTTCACCAATGGACGCTCGACTTCATGGGCCGCAGCCCGTGGGCTGAAAAGTTTGACGAAATTTCCGTGCGGATCGGCGAAGCGCTCGACTTTATGGAAGCATGCGGGGTCGATCCCGCAACCGTGCCGCAGTTGCAGGGTACCAGTTTCCATACCAGCCACGAGGCGCTGCTGCTCCCTTACGAGCAAGCCATGACCCGCCGCGACAGCCTGACAGGCGATTGGTTCGATACCAGCGCCCATATGCTGTGGATCGGCGACCGCACTCGTTTCGAAGGCAGCGCGCATGTGGAATTCGCGCGTGGTATCGGCAATCCGCTCGGCATGAAATGCGGCCCGTCGATGGAACCGGATGTTCTGCTCAAATTACTCGATACGCTGAATCCGAGCCGTGAAGCCGGACGCATCACGCTGATCAGCCGGTTCGGTCATGATAAGGTCGAAGCTGGCCTGCCCAAATTGGTCCGCGCGGTGAAGGCCGAGGGGCATCCCGTCGTCTGGTCATGTGATCCGATGCACGGCAATGTGATCAAAGCGGATAGCGGCTATAAAACGCGCCCATTCGACCGGATTATGACTGAAGTGCAGGGCTTCTTTAATGTCCACCGCGCCGAGGGTACGCATGCTGGCGGCGTGCATATTGAAATGACTGGGCAGGACGTAACCGAATGCACTGGCGGCGGCATTGCCATCACCGATGCGGGCCTGTCAGATCGCTATCACACGCATTGCGACCCGCGTCTCAACGCAGCGCAATCGCTAGAATTGGCGTTCAAAATCGCAGAGTTGCTAAACGAAGAAGCAACCGAGCGCTCGCGCAAAGCAGCCTGA
- a CDS encoding insulinase family protein — protein MSILSRKMRRFALSLPLLMLAQQGHAQTAEPVPADAAELQVPEPTALQTGEETPWLYRNSNIPVDREWLFGEMDNGLRYATRENGVPPDQVSIRVRIDAGSLHEEDAERGFAHLIEHLLFRESKYLEEGQAIRTWQRLGASFGSDTNAETSPTHTVYKLDLPNMTPAKLEESFKLLSGMIREPALTTANLGAEVPIVLAEKRERGGPAQRVSDMTRGTLFAGQRLATRSPIGTVETLQGASQEAIRAFHSRWYRPENTVISVAGDTDPKLLASLIEKYFGDWRGEGALTPAPNFGDPVAPEGSDTDNPVGETAVLVEPDLPRTVTWAVLRPWRPVEDTIVYNEGLLLAVLSQAIINRRLEKRARAGGSYLYAQVQQDDVSRSTDATFLSLAPLTDDWEAALNDARSVIADAIATPPTQEEIDREAAEFDIAFASRVAERDVMSGADLADDIVTAVDIRETTAAPEVILDVFRGMKDRLNPDEVLAMTRELFKGDVIRSVYVTPQAGEADNASLKTALLKPVEADGSSRVAAATVNFADLPMIGDPGTVTEQGPLGLLGIETVTFDNGVKAMLWVSEAEPGRVAVKVRFGSGYRAFAPEDAPYVQLGQDALVSSGVGPLGEEELDRIATGRKLGFEFGIEEAVFSLDAQTRKEDLTDQLYLFAAKLGMPRWDANPIARAKAAGSLAYESFATSPGALMQRDLDYLLRDSDPRFATATPAMLENVTPEGFREVWEPLLKQGPVEVMVFGEFDRDEAVAALSKTFGALPKREPIPTEALARTLDFPAVQTEPTILRHRGDANQAAAVVSWPSGAGVDGVRISRQLEILTRLFNNRLMDEMRERAGASYSPQVASSWPVDVDAGGKITALAQLQPKDVRAFFAATEAIAKDLAENPPTEDELERVTEPLKQLISRASTGNMFWLYQLEGATDDPRRVQLIRTLLNDYTVTSPIAMQVLAQRFLSSRPGYQVAIIPQGAELAKGEAAAPAAASIARPIEAGR, from the coding sequence ATGAGCATTCTTTCGCGCAAGATGCGCCGCTTCGCCCTGTCTCTCCCGCTGCTGATGCTGGCGCAACAAGGTCATGCACAGACCGCCGAGCCAGTTCCGGCCGATGCGGCGGAGCTGCAAGTACCTGAACCGACAGCGCTTCAGACCGGCGAGGAAACGCCCTGGCTATACCGCAACAGCAACATTCCGGTCGACCGCGAGTGGCTGTTTGGCGAGATGGACAACGGCCTTCGCTATGCGACACGCGAGAATGGTGTCCCGCCTGATCAGGTTTCGATTCGCGTTCGAATCGATGCCGGTTCCTTGCATGAGGAAGACGCCGAACGCGGCTTTGCCCATTTGATCGAACATCTGCTGTTCCGCGAAAGCAAATATCTCGAAGAAGGTCAGGCGATCCGCACATGGCAGCGGCTAGGCGCGAGCTTCGGCAGCGACACCAACGCCGAAACCAGCCCGACGCATACAGTCTATAAACTCGATCTACCGAATATGACGCCCGCGAAGCTTGAGGAAAGTTTCAAGCTACTTTCCGGTATGATCCGCGAACCAGCTCTGACCACGGCAAACCTCGGCGCCGAAGTGCCGATTGTTTTGGCGGAAAAGCGCGAGCGCGGCGGCCCGGCCCAGCGTGTGTCCGATATGACGCGCGGCACCTTGTTTGCTGGACAGCGGCTGGCGACGCGCAGCCCGATCGGAACGGTTGAAACACTTCAGGGTGCATCTCAGGAAGCCATCCGTGCCTTCCATTCGCGCTGGTACAGGCCGGAAAACACGGTGATCTCCGTCGCAGGTGATACTGATCCGAAGCTGCTCGCTAGCCTGATCGAGAAGTACTTTGGTGACTGGCGGGGCGAGGGCGCTTTGACGCCAGCGCCAAACTTTGGTGATCCGGTTGCGCCCGAGGGTTCCGATACGGATAACCCCGTTGGCGAGACAGCAGTGTTGGTCGAGCCCGATCTGCCGCGCACTGTCACTTGGGCAGTTCTGCGCCCGTGGCGCCCGGTTGAGGATACTATCGTTTATAATGAAGGTCTGCTGCTCGCCGTCCTCAGCCAAGCGATCATCAATCGCCGGTTGGAAAAGCGCGCGCGGGCCGGTGGCAGCTATCTTTATGCGCAAGTGCAGCAGGATGATGTCAGTCGTTCCACCGATGCGACATTCCTGTCGCTGGCGCCGCTGACCGACGACTGGGAAGCCGCGCTGAATGACGCACGTAGCGTGATCGCCGATGCTATCGCGACGCCGCCTACGCAAGAAGAAATCGACCGTGAGGCCGCCGAATTCGACATCGCATTTGCCAGCCGCGTTGCCGAGCGTGACGTGATGTCAGGAGCCGATTTGGCCGATGATATTGTCACCGCCGTGGACATTCGCGAAACGACGGCTGCACCCGAAGTCATTCTGGACGTCTTCCGCGGTATGAAAGACCGGCTCAACCCCGATGAAGTCCTCGCTATGACGCGGGAGCTGTTTAAGGGCGATGTCATTCGCTCCGTCTATGTGACGCCTCAAGCCGGTGAGGCTGATAATGCCAGCTTGAAAACCGCATTGCTCAAGCCGGTCGAGGCCGACGGTTCGTCGCGCGTCGCGGCGGCTACGGTCAATTTCGCAGACCTGCCGATGATCGGCGATCCCGGCACAGTCACCGAGCAAGGACCACTTGGCTTGCTCGGTATCGAAACAGTCACCTTCGACAATGGCGTCAAGGCGATGCTGTGGGTCAGCGAAGCTGAGCCCGGCCGCGTGGCGGTGAAGGTTCGCTTTGGCTCAGGCTATCGCGCATTTGCGCCGGAAGACGCGCCCTATGTTCAATTGGGCCAAGATGCACTCGTCAGCTCAGGCGTCGGCCCGCTTGGCGAAGAAGAACTCGACCGAATTGCAACCGGCCGCAAGCTTGGCTTTGAATTTGGTATCGAGGAGGCAGTGTTCTCGCTCGACGCGCAGACCCGCAAGGAAGATCTGACCGATCAGCTTTATCTATTCGCGGCGAAGCTGGGCATGCCGCGCTGGGATGCCAATCCCATTGCACGCGCCAAGGCGGCTGGTTCGCTTGCCTATGAAAGCTTCGCCACCAGTCCGGGCGCATTGATGCAGCGTGATCTCGATTATCTGCTGCGAGATAGCGATCCGCGCTTTGCCACGGCCACGCCTGCAATGCTCGAAAACGTAACGCCCGAGGGCTTCCGCGAAGTGTGGGAGCCGCTGCTCAAGCAGGGGCCGGTTGAGGTGATGGTGTTTGGCGAGTTCGACCGCGATGAGGCTGTTGCGGCCTTGTCCAAGACATTTGGCGCATTGCCGAAGCGCGAACCGATCCCAACCGAAGCACTTGCACGGACGCTGGACTTCCCCGCTGTGCAAACGGAGCCGACGATCCTGCGACACCGCGGCGATGCCAATCAAGCGGCTGCCGTAGTCTCTTGGCCGAGCGGAGCCGGTGTCGACGGTGTCCGCATTTCCCGCCAACTCGAGATTCTGACCCGGCTGTTCAACAACCGCTTGATGGACGAAATGCGCGAACGGGCAGGGGCGAGCTATTCTCCGCAGGTGGCCTCCAGCTGGCCGGTTGATGTGGATGCCGGCGGCAAGATCACCGCCCTTGCACAATTGCAGCCCAAGGACGTGCGCGCGTTCTTCGCTGCGACTGAAGCAATCGCGAAGGATCTGGCCGAGAACCCGCCCACGGAAGACGAGCTCGAACGTGTGACCGAGCCGCTCAAACAGCTCATCAGCCGCGCTTCGACCGGCAATATGTTCTGGCTGTATCAGCTTGAGGGCGCGACCGACGACCCGCGCCGCGTGCAGCTGATTCGCACATTGCTGAATGATTATACCGTCACGTCGCCCATCGCGATGCAGGTGCTGGCACAGCGCTTCCTGTCATCGCGTCCCGGCTATCAGGTGGCGATCATTCCCCAAGGAGCGGAACTGGCCAAAGGCGAGGCCGCAGCCCCCGCTGCCGCATCTATTGCGAGGCCAATCGAAGCTGGGCGGTAA
- a CDS encoding NifU family protein, translating to MYIETETTPNPATLKFMPGQPVMPSGTRDFSSPEAAEISPLAQAIFDTGEVVNVFFGSNFIAVTAAPGADWSALKGMVVSVLLDHFVSEAPLFHESSGNGIAVPPEDETVEGDDPANAEIVEQIHELLETRIRPAVANDGGDIVYRGFREGVVYLQMQGACAGCPSSTATLKHGIESLLKHYIPEVDEVRAA from the coding sequence ATGTATATTGAGACAGAAACAACACCGAATCCCGCCACGCTGAAATTCATGCCGGGCCAGCCTGTTATGCCTTCGGGCACGCGCGATTTCTCCTCACCCGAAGCGGCAGAGATTTCACCGCTCGCGCAGGCGATCTTCGACACTGGCGAGGTTGTGAATGTCTTCTTCGGCAGTAACTTTATCGCCGTAACCGCTGCACCCGGCGCTGACTGGTCGGCGCTCAAGGGCATGGTAGTTTCCGTGCTCCTAGACCATTTCGTATCCGAAGCCCCGCTGTTTCACGAATCCAGCGGCAATGGCATCGCCGTACCGCCCGAGGATGAAACGGTCGAAGGCGACGATCCCGCCAACGCTGAAATCGTGGAGCAAATCCATGAACTGCTCGAAACGCGCATTCGCCCGGCAGTTGCTAATGATGGCGGCGATATTGTCTATCGCGGCTTCCGCGAAGGCGTGGTCTATTTGCAGATGCAAGGCGCCTGCGCTGGCTGCCCATCCAGCACAGCAACGCTAAAACATGGGATCGAAAGCCTGCTCAAACATTATATACCAGAGGTGGACGAAGTCCGCGCCGCCTGA
- a CDS encoding malonic semialdehyde reductase, giving the protein MTKQFHDNVLSESALNQIFREARTYNGWQDKPVSKEQIEQIYDLMKMAPTSANMQSGRFIWCHSQESKDRLAAYASDGNKEKVKTAPVTVIIGYDIDFHEQLPWLFPHTDAKSWFEGNEEGRKEGAFRNSALQGAYLMLAARSIGLDCGPMSGVDLDAVTGDFFADQPRVRADWICSFGYGDPTSIFDRSPRPDFDKFNLVA; this is encoded by the coding sequence ATGACCAAGCAGTTCCATGACAACGTGCTTTCAGAAAGCGCGTTAAACCAGATTTTCCGCGAAGCACGCACCTATAATGGCTGGCAGGACAAACCTGTTTCGAAAGAGCAGATCGAACAGATCTATGACTTGATGAAGATGGCGCCGACGTCTGCCAATATGCAGTCGGGCCGGTTCATCTGGTGTCATTCGCAAGAGTCGAAAGACCGGCTGGCCGCCTACGCATCCGACGGTAACAAGGAAAAGGTGAAGACCGCTCCGGTTACTGTCATCATCGGTTATGACATCGATTTCCACGAACAACTGCCGTGGCTGTTCCCGCATACTGACGCGAAGAGTTGGTTCGAAGGTAATGAGGAAGGCCGCAAGGAAGGCGCGTTCCGCAACTCCGCCTTGCAAGGCGCCTATCTGATGCTTGCAGCTCGCTCCATCGGGCTCGATTGCGGACCAATGTCGGGTGTCGATCTGGACGCAGTGACAGGCGACTTCTTTGCTGATCAACCGCGCGTTCGCGCCGACTGGATTTGCTCCTTCGGTTACGGTGATCCAACGTCGATCTTCGATCGCAGCCCGCGCCCTGACTTCGACAAGTTCAACTTGGTCGCCTGA
- the tsaB gene encoding tRNA (adenosine(37)-N6)-threonylcarbamoyltransferase complex dimerization subunit type 1 TsaB → MRTLAIDCATEACSVALFDGDGLVAGKHVVLGRGHAERLIPMIADLPQRGEAERIAVSIGPGSFTGVRIGIAAARALGVAWKVPVVGFPTLALVAAMAQREHLGQPVTVSMTAGHGQWFIQNFDAAGLPADELASLSPDKAVGAASSSLIAGTQAEALRDLRGSGEFLNMHPDASQFDLLPAAIISDEVRPLYGRAPDAKLPTQK, encoded by the coding sequence GTGCGAACACTCGCAATCGATTGCGCGACCGAGGCCTGCTCCGTCGCTCTGTTCGACGGTGACGGCCTTGTGGCCGGCAAACACGTCGTGCTGGGCCGCGGCCATGCCGAACGTCTAATCCCGATGATCGCTGACTTGCCTCAGCGCGGCGAGGCTGAACGGATTGCCGTTTCCATTGGGCCCGGCAGCTTTACCGGCGTGCGCATCGGTATCGCTGCTGCCCGCGCGCTTGGCGTGGCGTGGAAAGTGCCGGTTGTTGGCTTTCCGACACTGGCGCTTGTCGCAGCGATGGCACAGCGGGAGCATCTGGGGCAGCCGGTTACAGTGAGCATGACCGCAGGACACGGACAGTGGTTCATACAAAACTTCGACGCCGCCGGATTGCCGGCCGACGAACTTGCCTCGCTCAGCCCGGACAAAGCCGTCGGCGCAGCTTCATCGAGCCTCATTGCGGGAACGCAGGCTGAGGCATTGCGCGATCTGCGCGGATCAGGCGAGTTTTTAAACATGCATCCTGACGCTAGCCAGTTCGATCTACTCCCTGCCGCCATAATCAGCGATGAAGTGCGCCCGCTCTATGGCCGGGCACCAGATGCGAAGCTGCCCACCCAAAAATGA
- a CDS encoding GNAT family N-acetyltransferase, producing MMDDIDRIMWVMDAAFDPKWGEAWSRRQIEDALQFPHTYYQLIGINGDFEVNDGTVAGFTLSRRITDEEELLLIAVDPAYRKRGIGAALISRLVTNAQSAGVGRVFLEMRDNNPAESLYLASGFEPIGRRTNYYKLTDGDCVDAITLALDVQKCLNPNK from the coding sequence ATGATGGACGACATCGACAGAATTATGTGGGTGATGGACGCTGCTTTCGATCCCAAATGGGGGGAAGCATGGTCGCGCAGGCAGATCGAGGACGCGCTGCAGTTTCCGCATACTTACTATCAATTGATCGGAATAAACGGCGATTTCGAAGTAAATGACGGGACGGTGGCTGGTTTTACATTATCCCGCCGTATAACTGATGAGGAAGAGCTTCTCCTGATCGCGGTTGATCCCGCATACCGCAAACGGGGTATCGGCGCAGCTTTGATTTCTCGGCTGGTAACAAATGCACAATCTGCTGGCGTTGGACGTGTGTTTTTGGAAATGCGCGACAACAATCCTGCCGAATCGCTATATTTGGCTTCAGGATTCGAGCCGATTGGCCGTCGGACGAATTACTATAAATTGACAGACGGCGACTGTGTCGATGCCATAACTCTTGCATTAGACGTTCAAAAGTGCCTGAATCCAAATAAATAG
- a CDS encoding MucR family transcriptional regulator yields MTILENDMAEMLVTLTADIVSAHVSNNDVDVTDVPMLIASVHGALADIGNDNQVEEAPEPAVSIRSSIKKDHIVCLEDGKKMKMLKRHLMTDHGMTPDEYRARWGLGADYPMVAPDYAETRRVLAKKIGLGRKPGQKRGRKKKAA; encoded by the coding sequence ATGACAATTCTAGAAAACGATATGGCAGAGATGCTTGTAACACTGACTGCTGACATCGTGTCTGCGCATGTCAGCAACAATGACGTAGACGTGACAGACGTCCCGATGCTGATTGCTTCAGTACATGGTGCACTCGCCGATATCGGAAACGATAACCAGGTCGAAGAAGCGCCTGAACCTGCTGTTTCGATCCGCTCTTCGATTAAGAAGGATCACATCGTCTGCCTCGAAGATGGCAAGAAGATGAAGATGCTGAAGCGTCACCTGATGACTGATCACGGCATGACGCCTGACGAATATCGCGCCCGTTGGGGCCTCGGTGCCGATTATCCAATGGTCGCTCCTGACTATGCAGAAACGCGCCGCGTGCTCGCCAAGAAGATCGGCCTTGGCCGTAAGCCTGGCCAGAAGCGTGGCCGCAAGAAAAAAGCAGCCTGA